The Paenibacillus spongiae nucleotide sequence GCGTCATGCGATGCGGTTACGGTTGTAGCGAGCATCGCTGTCGTGCCGTTCGCAGCGTGATATTTCGTGATAACATCGAAAGCATCGCTGCTGGCGTCCATAAAGTCGCTGCCGTATCCTCCATGTACATGGATATCGATGAAGCCCGGCAGCAGCCAGCCTTCCTTGCCATCCACATAAGGAACGCCGCTATCTGCAGCGGCCTGCTTGCCGGTCTGATCCGCATTCGATTCCGTGGAACGGATATCGGCTATAAGGCCGTTCTTAACGTCTACTTCTCCCCAAAACCATTGATCTTCAGCAACAATACGGACGTTGCCGATACGTAAGCTACGTGCGTCTGCCATTAAACATACCTCCCTGCTTCTCGATCGAGCAGGACGAGCACATTCGCATGCGTTTGCAGCAGCGAAGCGGGACAATCTGTCGTAATCGGGCCCGTTAACGCTTGCTTCATAATATCCGCTTTATCGGCGCCTTTGCCGACGAGCATGATCGTTCTCGCCTTTAAAATCGAGCCAACTCCCATTGTTATGGCCTGCTTGGGCACTTCATCCATGGATGCAAAGAAACGGGCGTTTGCCTCGAGTGTCTCCCGTTTCAACTCGACAACATGGGTTCCGCCGTGAAGCGTTCTGTCCGGCTCGTTAAAACCGATATGGCCGTTATGACCGATGCCGAGCAGCTGCACGTCGATTGGCTGAGCGGCCAGCATGGCATCGTAGCGGCTGCATTCCGCCGCCAGATCGGCCGCCATTCCGTTTGGCAGAAAGGCGCGGTTATCCGGCAGATCGATATGGCCGAACAGATGCCGGTTCATAAAATAGGCGTAGCTTTGCTCGTTCTGCGGTTGAAGACCGACATACTCATCCAAATTAAACGTCGTAATTTGTGCGAATGATACTTCTCCGCCTCGATATCTCTCTACCATTTTTTCATAAATTCCGATCGGTGTCGAGCCTGTCGCCAAACCGAGTGTCGCCGTTGGCTTCGTCTGAATGATATAGATAAAATATTGCGCCGCGTAGGAGTCTAGTTCCTCCCGGCTGTCGAACTTGCGGATAATCATGAGGCCACCTCCTAAAAGTTTTGTGAAGCACTGCTTCTCGAAAAATCATCTCAGCAAAACTGGCATCGGAAGCATTCGCTTCAATAGGTGAAGCACAGCTGCCAGATTGGCATCGGAAGGATCAACTTAATTAGTGAAATAGGCGTGCAAAACAATGCAATTTTTGAAACTGTCCATTACTTTCATTCTAAAGGAAACGGGATGATTAAACAATAAAAATGATTGCATAGTTCAATAAAATGATTGTTAAAATCAAAAAATAGTTTAATGTTCTGCAGATAATTGTCTGATATAACGATAAGCTAAATGGAGTTTATAGAACATTGCCCTAAATGTATAATGCTTGTATAAAGCAGCCAACGTATGAGGATGCAGGAATCAAACGAGCGGGAACCAAAATCATAAGGTTAGCGCAGCGTCCTGTTAAACAGCTGCGGTTCGCAAGCTGCATGCGCTTCCTTTTTCCGTCAAGTATTCATTTTTTACTGGCAGACAGATAATTTGACGATTATGTGAAGCCGAAACGGTTATGCCCCGGTGTTCGTAATGTGATCCGTATGGGCAATAATCGATTTGTTCGGAAACGTGTACGGATGAGGCTGCAGCGGTAGTGAGGCTGCAGGATAAGACAGCTCGATGAATAGCACTCATGAAACGGATTCGGCGCACTTATTTACTACAACTTGGGGGAAACGTAAATGACGGACCATGTTACACCAGAGCAGCACAGCCAGACGGCAAAACGGAAAGGAGAGCATATTCGTATTTGTTTGGAGGAGGAGGTCCGGGGAAGCGGGATAGATTCCGGTTTTAACGGCTATCGCTTCCGTCATCGGGCTCTGCCGGAAATCGCGTTCGATGAGATCGATATAAGCACGCGCTTTCTGGGCAAAAGAATGCGAACGCCGCTGCTAATCAGCTCGATGACTGGCGGTACGGAAGAGGCATTTGCCATCAATCTCCGGCTTGCAGAGGCGGCGGAGGCGCGCGGCTGGGCGATGGGGCTCGGGTCGATGCGCGCAGCGATCGAGAAGGAGGAGCTCGCCCCGACCTTCCGGATTAGAGCCGCGGCTCCCACGATCCCGGTCATAGCCAATCTGGGGGCGGTGCAGCTGAACTATGGCTACGGCGTCGATCAATGTTGCCGGGCCGTGGAGTTGGCCGAGGCGGATGCGCTCGTTCTTCATCTGAACAGCCTGCAGGAGGTGTTCCAGCCGGAGGGCGATACGAATTTCCGCGGTCTACTCGCCAGAATTGCCGATGTATGCGCACAGGTCGGCGTTCCTGTCGGAGTGAAAGAGGTTGGATGGGGCATCGACTCCGAAGCAGCTGCAGCGCTGACGGAAGCCGGCGTATCCTTCATCGACGTTGCGGGCGCGGGAGGCACGTCATGGAGCCAGGTGGAGAAATTCCGGTCACGGGATCCGCTGCTCGCATCGGCAGCCGAAGCATTCGCGAGCTGGGGAACGCCGACAGCGGAATGTGTGAGCGATGTTCGAGCAGCGCTGCCGGATGCCTGCATAATTGCTAGCGGCGGACTGCAAAGCGGTGTTGACGCTGCCAAAGCCATTGCACTCGGTGCCGACCTGGCCGGATACGGAAGAAGCCTGCTTGCCGGCGCCGCTGGCGGCCCGAACGTGCAGGCCGATGCGCTGCATACGACGCTGGAACGGATCGAGCTGGAGCTGCGCGCCGCCATGTTCGGTGTCGGAGCAGGAACGCTCGATGCTCTTCGCAGCTGCGGCCGCTTGATGAAACTGTAGGGTTATTACAGGTAAGTATGAAGCAAACAAGCCCAATGCTCACATTGTCCGTGGCATTGGGCTTGTTTTGTCGGTGTGAAGGTGAGATACGTATGCAGCGAAGACCGTTTCCTCCGGTCAGGATACTAGACCAGATATCTTAAATAAATATAGACGCTAGAAATCGCTACGGAAAGCAGCATAAGCGGAAATCCGTATTTTAAATAGGTGACGAACCGGATTGGATAGCCTTCCTTGCTGGCCATGCCGGCTACGATCAGATTGGCGCTCGCCCCGATCAAGGAGCCGTTGCCGCCGAGACATGCCCCCAGCGCCAAGCTCCACCAGAGCGGCTCCAGATTGGAGAGCCCCATGTTGCCCATCTCTTGAATCAGCGGAATCATCGTGGCTACGAAGGGAATGTTGTCCAAGAACGCAGAAGCGATGGCGCTAAGCCATAGAATGAGCATAGATGCCGCAACAAGCTCGCCTCCTGTCAGTTCCATAGCCTTCTCGGCCAGCTCCGCGATTACCCCGGTCTCGACAAGGCCGGATACGAGAGCGAAGAGGCCGACGAAGAAGAAGATGGTCGCCCACTCGACTCGGGACAAGGCCTCTTCCATCATATGCTCGCCTGTGAGCAGAAGCAGCAGGAAGGCGCCGGCTAGCGCGACGGTAGCGGATTCAAGGTGGAGCGTCTGATGCAGGAAGAATCCGATGATGGTCAAGCCGAGGACGGACAGACTCTTGCGAAGCAGCTTCGGATCGGAGATCAGCTCTTTCTCGTTGATATCCATAATGCCGCGCTTAAGCTCGTCTCTCGTCTGGATTCCTTTGCGGAAGAGCAGGATGAACAGCGGGATAAAGACGATCATAATGATCGCGGCAACGGGTGCAAGATGAATAATGAAATCCATGAAGCCTAATTCCTCGACCGCGCTGCCGATCATGATGTTGGGCGGATCCCCGATCAGGGTAGCCGTACCGCCAATATTGGCCGCCATGATCTGTGTCAGCAGGAATGGAAGCGGATTGATTTGGAGCGCCCTTGTTATGCTGAAGGTGACGGGCACCATGAGCAGAACGGTCGTTACATTGTCCAGAAAGGCGGAGCCGAAGGCGGTAATAAGCGCCAGGGAAACGAGGATCCGGACCGGACTCCCGTTAGCCTTCTTGGCGGCTCGGACGGCGATGTATTTGAAGAGACCGGTATCGGCCGTAATGCTGACGATGATCATCATTCCGATCAGCAGGCCAAGCGTATTGAAATCGATGTGATGAAGGGCCGTTTCCTGATCGACGATTCCGAATCCGATCATCAGGATCCCGCCCAGCATGGCGACAATGGTGCGATGGATTTTCTCCGCAATAATGAATCCATAGGTTAGTAGAAAAATACCGATTGCCCAAATCGCTTGTTGTTCCATAAAGACCTCCGATAGTTTTTTTGGGGGCTACGGTTCCTTGGAAGCGGTCATCATAGGTAACGCGCAGGAGGAAGCATAGACATAGGTATTGAACGACAATGGGTGAGCATAGCAAGAAGGAGCCTGTACGTGACAGGCTCCTCCAGTACCAAGCTTATTCGATTCAACACATTAGCGATAGTATACTTCGTTTTTCAGCATGTGTAAAGAGAATTAATGGAAGGGTATTCCGCTAGCGAATCAACCCCGAGCTTACGATATTGAGTTGAATTTAAGGCTGGGGATAGAGATCCTGCGGCGGACGCTATGAAAAATATCCCACCCAAAGCCGTCTTTGCCATTTCAGCCGGCGGTGCAGTACAATGGTCAAGGAGGTTTTATTTCTATTATTTTTTGCCGGAGGTACATTCATGTTGGATTGGTACAAGCGGAGCTTCGGCTCTGATTATATGATTGTGTACAGGCACCGGAACTGGGAACAGGCCGCGCGCGAGGTGCAGCAAATGGCGGGATGGCTGGACCTGCCCGCAGATGTGCAGGTGCTGGACATTGGATGCGGGATGGGCCGCCACGCGCTTGCGCTGGCCGAGATGGGATTCAAGGTGACGGGCATTGATCTGTCCGAGGCGCTTCTGCATGAAGCGCGCGCCCATAACCGCGGTGGACAAGTCGAGCTCGTTCATGGCGATATGCGCCAGCTGCCGTTCGAGTCGGGACGGTTCCAAGCGACTCTAAATCTGTTTACGTCTTTTGGTTATTTCGCTGAAGAGCGGGATAACCTTGCAGTACTAAAGGAGATCCGGCGCGTGCTGGATGACGACGGCCAATACTTGATCGATTTTCTGAACCCGGTCTATACCAAGCGGCATCTCGTGCCTCACTCAGAACGTACGGACGAGGAAACAGGGCTACATATCGATGAGCGGCGCATGATAGAAGACGGCGCGGTCGTTAAGCGGATATCCATCGGACAACCGGGGGGCGACAAACGCCATTATGAGGAAAGGGTCCGGCTGTATACGCTCGATTGGTTCGGGAAGGTATTGGATGAGGCCGGTCTGACGCTTGAGCGCGTATATGGCGATTACGACGGGAGCTCGTATTCGGAGACGGAATCGAAGCGGATGATCATGATAGGGAGGATATCCCGTTGACCGGTAACGAACAAGATAAGATGTCTGCGGTGAAGGAATGGCCGGGCGGCATTCTCCAGGTGAAAGTGCCGCTCCCCTTCTCTCTGAAATGGGTGAACAGTTATTTAATCGAAGACGATGAAGGCTATACGCTGCTTGATCCCGGTCTTCATACGCCTGAAGCGGTGAAGCTGTGGACGCAGACACTGGGAGAGAAGGGAATCGGCTTCGACGGCGTGCACACGATACTTCTCACCCACCAGCATCCGGATCATTACGGTCTTGCAGGCTGGTTTCAGCAGCGCAGTGGCGCTTCGGTGTATATGTCTTCGCAGTCTCACGAGTATGCGGTTCGTTTATGGGGGGAGGAGCGGTCGTTTGCGGCCGATTTGACGGCGCTCTATGCGCGGCATGGAATGCCGGAGCCGCTTCTGACGGACATGGTAAGCCATCTGGAGGAATTTGTCGTCCGCGTATCCCCGCAGCCCAACGTTACGTACCTGGAAGCGGGTTCGTTCGTGCAAATCGGCGGTACGGAGTGGCAGACGATCCATACGCCGGGCCATGCTCGGGGGCATCTTTGTTTGTATGCGCCTGAGCGGCGCTTGATGATTTGCGGAGATCAAGTGCTGCCCGACATCACGCCGAACATTAGCCTCGTTCCGGGGGAGGACGAGGATCCGCTGCAGCGCTTCATCGACAGCCTGGGCGAGCTGCGGAAGTACAAGGTGGAGTTGGCTTTCCCCGGGCATCGCAACCCGTTTACGGATTTCCAGGGACGGATCGATGAGCTGCTGGCGCATCACGGCCGGAGGCTTCATTCAATCCGAGAGATGCTGGCTGATCAGCGTTATACGGGATATGAGATGTGCGAGCTGCTGTTCGGAGCGCGAATTAGCGGCAATACGCATAATTTGCGGTTTGCCATGTCGGAGACGCTGGCCCATCTGGTTCATCTGGAACGCCAAGGCCAGATCGCGGGCGAGCTTCGTGGCGGGGTTATTTCATACGGCATTGAATAATTTGGGAACGGGAAACGCTTATCAAGCAAGAAAAGATACTGTTATAATATTGAAGGTTTCATCCAAGTCAATATCTTTATTTAAGGAGCAGCAAAACGATGTATGTATCCCGCTCGGAAACACATCAGCAAGCTAAGAAACGAAAAGGCCGGCGCATGAAGCGGCTTCTCGCCTTGAATCTGACGATGCTCGCGGTCATCGTCATTCTGGTTGCCGTCTGGCTTGCGTCGGGCGATACAAACAAAGGTATGCCCGGAGGAAGCGCCGACAGCGGCGCTAACTCGCCATCAGAGGGCGAGAGTCCGCCTGGCGATCCGGACGGCGCCGTAGAGCCGGATAACAACGGGACAGAGAACAACGTTACGGGCAGCAATGGCACCAACGGCGGTATAGTCGACGGTACCGATGACGGAGGAGGCGCACAGAACCAGGACGGCCGAAAGCCCGAGCAGGAACCCGATCCGAACCCGTCACCGGATAACGATCCGGCTCCGGAGCCTGATAAGCCAACCGGCGAGGATCAGGGCACGCCGGGCAACGGTGGCTCGACGGGAAGCGATGGATCGGATGGAAGCGGCAGCGGTTCAGATGGCGGTATCGTTCCCGATCCGCCTGTAACGGGCAAGACGATCAGGCTGTCATTCGTAGGCGATATCCTGCTGGCCGCTTCGGTTGATAAGATCATGCAGAGCAAGGGCTACGATTATCCTTACGCGAAGACGCTGCCGTTCCTGAAGGAGCCGGATTTAATGGCGGGCAATCTGGAGACGCCGATTACCTTACGCGGGGTACCGGCCCAGGACAAGCAGTTTGTATTCAAGGGATCGCCGAAATCGCTGCCGGCGCTCAAAGAAGCAGGCTTCGATGTGGTCAGCTTGGCCAACAATCATACGCTCGATCAAGGCGTAGAAGGGCTGCTCGACACGATCGGCTATCTGGATGAGATCGGTATGCCGAACATGGGCGGCGGCAGCGACGACAAGGAAGCGTTTGAACCGGCCATTCTGGAAGCCAAAGGTATCAAAGTAGCCTATATCGGACTTTCACGCGTTCTACCGGTAGCTGAATGGAAGGCAACCAAGGATCGTGCGGGCGTTGCGGAAACGTATGATTCGACACAAGCCAAAGCGACGATCCGCAGCGCGCGGAAACAGGCGGATCTCGTCATTGTCATGGTCCACTGGGGGAAAGAGAGGAAGGACTATCCGGAGAAATACCAACAGCAGCTGGCCCGCGAGTATATCGACGCCGGCGCCGACCTAATCATTGGCAGTCATCCGCATGTGCTTCAAGGCTTCGAGCAGTATAAAGGCAAATGGATCTCATACAGCCTCGGCAATTTTATATTCAATAAAACGAAGACTCCCAAAACAGACGATACCGGCGTTCTCGATGCCGTTTGCACGAAAGAAGGCAGCTGTTCCCTTAAATTCAACCCGATGCGGTCCGTTGACTCGCAGCCGGCTCCGCTGACCGGCAATGAAGCCAAAACGCTGCTTGCTTATGTTTCGAAGATTTCAATAAACGCGCAGGTGGATTCCGAAGGAAACGTGAGGGCGAAGGAGTAGATACGGATGGATCATGCGTGTGTTGCCCATCGGGGCGCATCCGGGCTCGCACCGGAGAATACGATGGCTGCGTTCAACAAAGCGATGGCATTCCCGTTTGTGCAATGGATCGAGCTCGACGTGCAGCTGTCCAAGGATGGCGTGCCGGTCGTTATTCATGACGATACGCTGAAGAGAACGACGAACGGAACGGGCCGCGTCGCCGATTTCTCCGCATACGAGCTGAAACGCTTCGACGCCGGATCCAAATTCGGCAAGCCCTTTGCCGGCGAAGGCATTCCGACGCTGGAGAAGGTGCTCGACGAAACCATCGGCCGTTGCCGGCTGAATATCGAGCTCAAGACGTACGGCGGCCGATATCCGGACCTGGAGAAGCGCGTTGTCGACCTGATCCACTCGAAAGGGCTGCAGTATGATTCCGTTATTACGTCCTTCGACGCCGAAGCGCTGCGCAGGGTAAGGCAGCTTTCGGGCGACATTCGCACCGGACTTATAACCGACGCCTCTCCGTCAATGCTCGCAGCAGAGCTGAAGCGGCTGGACGCGTCATTTTTATCGCTCGGCTATTCGAAGGTGACGCCTGTCTTAATGGCCGCTATGCGTGCCGCCAGCATCGAGGTGATGGCATGGACCGTGAACGATATCGCAACGATGAAGCGGATCGCGGCTATCGATCCCGCGGTGATGATCTGCACCAACTATCCAGACCGCTTCGGACAGGCTTTCTTGACAAGCTGAAGAGCGAAACCGGCGTTCCCTTCCTAGGGAACGCCGGTTTCTTTCTACTGCCCATAGTCCTCGTACCGCTCGCTTATCTTCAGCATCTGGGCAGCTGCTTCATAAGCACGTCGACGAGGCAGGGAATCGAATGAGAGCCGACGATACCGGTATTCAGGGGGATGCGAATTTCGTTGACGCCATGCGCGACAGTGGTGAACAGCTCGTTATCGATGTGATCGATCATCCAGACGGTGCATCGGTCCGCCAGGATGATTTCTCTTCCCATGTTCGCCATTAATAGAAGCACGCTGTGTAAATTTCGCTCATTGGCTATTTTGGCGGTATAATCAAATATAATTCGCAGCAGCCGCTCGGGAGAGCGGTCACCCCGATCCTTCGCTTCTATTTCGAGGAAAAGGAATGTATTCACCGTTAAAGACGGCATATTGCGTTTTTCTAGAGACGATTCTATTAGGAGGTACAGATTAGCTATGATTGGCTGGATAGAGGAATGGTGGCTTCGGCTTGCAGCCGGATTGCTTGGCAGCGGACTCATCGCTTGGGGGGCGTACCGGATGCGTTCTTTATCGGGATCCGGAGCGGTCTCGGCGGTCCTGATGGGGACGGCCTTCGTAACCTTGGGGAGTCCGGTCTGGTTCGGCGTATTAATTGCGTTCTTCGTTTCATCCTCCCTATGGTCCAAGTGGAAGCGCCGGAATAGGCAGAAGCAGAAGGCGGAGACGAATTATGCGAAAAGCGGACGCCGCGATGCAAGCCAGGTATGGGCCAATGGCGGGCTGGGGCTGGCTCTATGCGCGCTGCATGCGATATGGCCCCATGAAGGCTGGCTCTATGCGTTCGTAGGCGTAATGGGCGCCGTGAACGCCGATACATGGGCAACTGAAATCGGCGCGCTCAGCCGTAGCGCACCGCGCTCGCTGCTGAGCGGCAGACGCGTGCCGCCGGGGACGAGCGGCGGCGTAACCGCGCTTGGCAGCGCGGCCGCTTTGGGCGGCGCCGCCTTTATCGGCGGCATTGCGGCGCTGCTTACCGCTTCTGAGCCGCCGGACGCGGCATGGCTGATTGCCGCCGCCGCTGTGGCGGGGACGGCCGGCGCCTTCATCGACTCCGTGCTCGGCGCTGCAGTCCAGGCGATGTTTCGCTGCCGAATCTGCGGGTGCGAGACGGAACGGACCCATCATTGCGGCGAGAAGGCGGAGCCGCTCCGCGGACTGGCCTGGATGAGCAACGATGCCGTGAATATGCTGTCGTCCGCAGCAGCCGGTTTGCTCGGCTGGGGCATCGGCATGATGGCAGGAGGCTGACGTGTTTATGAACCGGCCTCTAATTCGCGAAAGACTGCTGGAATCTTCCTCTGGGAGAGTCGGCAGTCTTTTTGCTATACAGAGATTCAAATATCTGGTATGAATAAGGGATGAAATATGAGAACATATAGTTGACAGCGCATTCATCGGCTAGTATTCTAACTCTGATAAAGGCTTCTTGAATTGGATGAAATGTAAAAAGTTGATAGAAAGGAGATTGACCGCCCGTGACGATTCAAACGGCAGCTTCGTTCCCGAGTACCGAACCGATTCTGAGGACAGTCGGCGTGAAGAAAGTATTCGGACGGGGCGATACGGCTGTTACCGCGCTGAAGAACATTAATCTGGAAATCGCCCGCGGGACGATGGTCGCGCTTAAAGGACGCTCCGGTTCAGGAAAGACGACGCTGCTTAATTTGTTGGCTGCGCTGGATCAGCCGACGGAAGGTCAGGTTTTCTTTAACGGACTCGAAATATCCCGCTTGAGCGAGAAACGGCGCAGTGCATGGAGGCGCTCTCAAATTGGACTGGTCTTTCAGGCCTACGGTCTAGTTCCTTTAATGTCCGCTTACGAGAATGTGGAGTTCGGATTGCGAATCGCAGAAGCGGACAAGAAGCTGAACAAGGAACGCGCCGAACGGGCGTTGGAATGGGTCGGGATGAAGCCGCGGATGAAGCATCGTCCGCCGGAGCTCTCAGGCGGCGAGCAGCAGCGCGTGGCAATCGCACGGGCCATCGCTCATGAGCCGGTGCTTCTCCTGGCGGACGAACCGACGGCCGAGCTGGACAGCCGGATGGGACTGCAGGTGATTAGAGTGTTCCGCGATCTGGTGGAACGGCTTGGAATGACCGTCGTCATGACAACGCATGATCCGGAAATTATGGAAATCGTGGATCACGTCATAGCATTGGAGGATGGGCATATTGTCATACAACCAAACCCGTAAAGGCCATCGGGCGCTGCTCGCCGGTACAGTCATAACGATCGCCTCGCTCCTTGGAGGCTGCTCGCTGCTGCCGCAAGGAGAACAGACGCTGAAGCCGCCCCTGATTAAGCCGGCCCAAGAGAAGATTGATGCCGTGGAGGTCAAGAAAGGGAAGATCGAACGGGTCTTTTTTGGAACCGCCGTGATTGCCTCCAGCCAGGTTGTCCCCGTTTTCTACAAAGATTCGGGCGGTCGGTTGAAGGATGTATATGTGACGCAGGGTGAGAAGGTGAAAGCCGGTCAATTGATTGCCGAGCTCGAGACCGGCAATTTGAATATGCAGATTGAGCTGCAGAAGCTGAACGTCGAGCGAATGCAGATCGAGTATAACCGGGTAAGGCGCGCGCAAGCGGACGAGAATGAAATCCGCTTGAAGCAAATTGACCTGGAGCGGGAGACCATTCAGCTGGATGCGCTGCAAAAACAATACAACGCTTCGCGTTTGGTCGCTCCGATCGGCGGCGTCATTACGTTTTTGGACGAGATTCATTCCGGCGACGGTGTAACCGGTTACAGGCCGATTGTGAACATTGCCGATCCGAATGAGCTGTATCTCGTGTTCGAATCGGAGGATAAGAAGGATATTTCGCCGATCCAAATCAATATGGATGTGGAAGTGTCGATCAAGAAAGAGAAGCTGAAGGGGAAAGTGATTCAATCTCCTTCGGGTGCTCCGCTCGCGGAAAACCCGGAGCAGGCCGAGCGCAATTCCAAGCGGCTGCTTGTCAGCTTCGATCCGGGGAAGCTGGAGATCGAGATGGGCCAAAGCGCGGATCTTAGGATCGTTCTGGAGAGGCAGGAGGGCGTTATTGTCATACCGCGCAGCGGACTTCGTACATATATGGGGCGTAATTACGTTCAGGTGCTCGACGGAGAGCGCCGCAAAGAAGTGGATGTGGAGCCTGGCGTCATGACTTCAACCGAGGTGGAAATCAGAGCGGGGCTGGAGCCTGGCCAGAAGGTTATCTTAAACAATTAGTTTCGTCATTGGGTGATGGAAGGGATAAAGAGGTGAAACGATGGCCCTGTGGACGATGATTTTACGAAAGATGGCAAAAAATCGCTGGCTGCAGCTTAATTTGTGGCTCGGTTTGACCATTTGCGTCGCTTTATTCAGCTCGATGCCGTTATACTCGCATGCCATCTTGCAGCGAACGCTGTTCAAGGAGCTGCAGCTGCTGCAGCAGGATAAACAGATTTATCCCGGGTATATTCGCGTAGCGACCTCGGTCTCCGGCGAACGGCCGGTCGAGGAAACGCAAAAACTGATTCTTAGAGCCGATAACTATATGAACCAGCTGCCGGAGCGGTTCGGTCTCAGCTCGCAATCCTACATCGTTACCCGAGGCACGCAGACGATACGGATTTTGCCTGCGCAAGCAACCGAGCGCGAAAAGAAAGAGATGACGCTGAATGCCAGCTTCCGCATGGTTACGGATCTGGAGAAGCGCGTGCGTCTGGTGGACGGCCGGTTCCCGGACCCCAACCGGAGTGACGATGTATATGAAGCGGTCGTGACGCAGAAGTTTCTGATCGACATGAAGCGCGACTTGAACAATGAATTTATTTATACGAACAAAGAGACGGGCAAGCAGCTTCGGATTTTGCCGGTTGGGTTAGTCGAGACCAGCCCCGAGAATCCGTACGATCAGTTTAAAGTGGAAAACTTTAATTCTTCCCTGTTTATTCCGTCCGAGCGCTTCGAAAAGGATTTTGTCCAGAACATGGGCATTCTGCGTTTGTCGTCCATTGTATGGCAGTATTCGTTGAATTACGAAGAACTCAAAATCGGCGATATCGAGAAATTCACCTCGAGCGCAAATGCGCTGTCCGGCTACTTCAACATGCGCCTTGGCATCGCTTCGGTGGATGTGCCGGCGAAAGCGCCGATCGAAACGTATATCGTGAAGAAAGAAAAGCTGGACTTGATGCTCTGGTCGCTCTATTCGCCGGTGATGTTCATGCTCGTGTTTTATTTGTACATGGCGGCGAATCTGATCATCGAACGCCAGAAGACGGAGATTTCGGTTCTTCGGAGCCGGGGGGCGAGCCGTCTTCAAATCATGCTCGTCTTTGCGGCGGAGAGCATTGTGCTGGGGACGCTTGCGCTGGCTGTCGGCCCGTTCGTCGGCGTGTACTTCACGAAGATATTGGGCGCATCTAGCGGATTTCTCGAATTTGTCCAGCGCTCCTCGCTGGATGTCGTACTGAACAGCACGTCCTACAAAACCGCTATACTCGCGGTGATCGGATCGATCATCCTGATCCTCATTCCTGCTTTCATGGCGACGCGGACGACGATCGTCGGACATAAGCAGCAGATGGCGCGTGCGAACAAGATGTCCTTCTGGCATAAAATGTTCATCGACGTCATCCTGTTAGGCGTATCGATATACCTGCTGTACGGATTCAATCAAAGGATGAGCGAGCTTAAGGAGCTTGCGCTCGACCCGAATGCGCTTCAGGTCGACCCGCTGCTGTTCTTCCTGCCGGCGATATTCTCGCTGGGTTGCGGCTTATTCGCCCTCCGGATTTATCCTTGGTTAATCCGGCTCGTTTATTGGATCGGCCGTCGCTGGTGGTCGCCTGCCCTGTACTCGTCGCTGCTGCAGATCAGC carries:
- a CDS encoding glycerophosphodiester phosphodiesterase, with product MDHACVAHRGASGLAPENTMAAFNKAMAFPFVQWIELDVQLSKDGVPVVIHDDTLKRTTNGTGRVADFSAYELKRFDAGSKFGKPFAGEGIPTLEKVLDETIGRCRLNIELKTYGGRYPDLEKRVVDLIHSKGLQYDSVITSFDAEALRRVRQLSGDIRTGLITDASPSMLAAELKRLDASFLSLGYSKVTPVLMAAMRAASIEVMAWTVNDIATMKRIAAIDPAVMICTNYPDRFGQAFLTS
- a CDS encoding DUF92 domain-containing protein, which translates into the protein MIGWIEEWWLRLAAGLLGSGLIAWGAYRMRSLSGSGAVSAVLMGTAFVTLGSPVWFGVLIAFFVSSSLWSKWKRRNRQKQKAETNYAKSGRRDASQVWANGGLGLALCALHAIWPHEGWLYAFVGVMGAVNADTWATEIGALSRSAPRSLLSGRRVPPGTSGGVTALGSAAALGGAAFIGGIAALLTASEPPDAAWLIAAAAVAGTAGAFIDSVLGAAVQAMFRCRICGCETERTHHCGEKAEPLRGLAWMSNDAVNMLSSAAAGLLGWGIGMMAGG
- a CDS encoding ABC transporter ATP-binding protein; its protein translation is MTIQTAASFPSTEPILRTVGVKKVFGRGDTAVTALKNINLEIARGTMVALKGRSGSGKTTLLNLLAALDQPTEGQVFFNGLEISRLSEKRRSAWRRSQIGLVFQAYGLVPLMSAYENVEFGLRIAEADKKLNKERAERALEWVGMKPRMKHRPPELSGGEQQRVAIARAIAHEPVLLLADEPTAELDSRMGLQVIRVFRDLVERLGMTVVMTTHDPEIMEIVDHVIALEDGHIVIQPNP
- a CDS encoding efflux RND transporter periplasmic adaptor subunit, whose product is MSYNQTRKGHRALLAGTVITIASLLGGCSLLPQGEQTLKPPLIKPAQEKIDAVEVKKGKIERVFFGTAVIASSQVVPVFYKDSGGRLKDVYVTQGEKVKAGQLIAELETGNLNMQIELQKLNVERMQIEYNRVRRAQADENEIRLKQIDLERETIQLDALQKQYNASRLVAPIGGVITFLDEIHSGDGVTGYRPIVNIADPNELYLVFESEDKKDISPIQINMDVEVSIKKEKLKGKVIQSPSGAPLAENPEQAERNSKRLLVSFDPGKLEIEMGQSADLRIVLERQEGVIVIPRSGLRTYMGRNYVQVLDGERRKEVDVEPGVMTSTEVEIRAGLEPGQKVILNN
- a CDS encoding ABC transporter permease, giving the protein MALWTMILRKMAKNRWLQLNLWLGLTICVALFSSMPLYSHAILQRTLFKELQLLQQDKQIYPGYIRVATSVSGERPVEETQKLILRADNYMNQLPERFGLSSQSYIVTRGTQTIRILPAQATEREKKEMTLNASFRMVTDLEKRVRLVDGRFPDPNRSDDVYEAVVTQKFLIDMKRDLNNEFIYTNKETGKQLRILPVGLVETSPENPYDQFKVENFNSSLFIPSERFEKDFVQNMGILRLSSIVWQYSLNYEELKIGDIEKFTSSANALSGYFNMRLGIASVDVPAKAPIETYIVKKEKLDLMLWSLYSPVMFMLVFYLYMAANLIIERQKTEISVLRSRGASRLQIMLVFAAESIVLGTLALAVGPFVGVYFTKILGASSGFLEFVQRSSLDVVLNSTSYKTAILAVIGSIILILIPAFMATRTTIVGHKQQMARANKMSFWHKMFIDVILLGVSIYLLYGFNQRMSELKELALDPNALQVDPLLFFLPAIFSLGCGLFALRIYPWLIRLVYWIGRRWWSPALYSSLLQISRSSTQYLTIKVFLIMTVATGLFSANAARTINGNMEDKILYTTGADMTLSVLWENDAPPPQMGGGNMNAGPPAESAEEPIVPKRVSYTEPPFITMTELAGVEAAARVFIKDNVAVNTDGGTGAATLFGIDTYDFGHVAWMRSGLLDYHINDYLNLIASDPKAVLISRSLSNSLGVKPGDRIGAKWSGLDEAGFIVYGIIDYWPGWSPLPKARGAKEESDENVIRPNLVVGHLSYIQNHLALEPYKVWLKLEEGSSSQVVYDDLTKKKIPVTELSDANDQLVRSKNDPFRLAINGVMTLGFVISMAISFFGFLLFWVLTLSGRSLQYGILRAMGISFMQILGMLFSEQLLTSAAAVIIGVLIGNAVSDLFVPLFQLSFNASEQVPPFEIVRQLSDYVQLYSVIGTMLIIGLTILGVRVSRMKISQALKLGEE